One part of the Truepera radiovictrix DSM 17093 genome encodes these proteins:
- a CDS encoding amylosucrase, with the protein MQNLRLLSPEARAHVERLWPLAEAILAPADRQLFQLRLVRQFENLYEALVPLYGARDDFAELLGRLVQLLARAYAARPEKLKALDLERDLTPDWFQREGVVGYVAYAERFAGTLKGVEAHLDYLKELRVTYLHLMSVIKTREGENDGGYAVADYLDVQPQLGTLEDLERLCARLRSEGISLCLDFVLNHCADTHPWAERARAGDPFYRDFFYVFPDRTLPDAFERTLPEVFPDFAPGNFSFVPELGWVWTTFHRYQWDLNYTNPEVFLAITDTLLQLANKGVEVFRLDAVAFMWKRLGTDCQNQPEVHEILQALRACSRIAASATLHKAEAIVSPQQLIRYFGTGKGFGKASNLAYHNSLMVQFWSALASRDTRLMTYVLKNFPRIPPTTAWATYIRCHDDIGWAVTDEDAAAVGLDGHLHRAFLSDFYAGHFPGSFAVGEVFQFNPETQDRRISGTFASLAGLERALEQGDPDEIALSLERILLGYALMLGFGGTPLLYMGDELGLLNDYSYTQHPETAGDNRWLHRPYMDWAKAARRREAGSLEARLFGGVQHLIGVRARTPQLHAAYQAEIAETYHPHLFAYARPHPLGTLLCVYNFSERPQEADVGLLSAHGLDAPYDLITGARVATGPLPLPPYGRRWLVQTPPA; encoded by the coding sequence GTGCAGAACCTCCGCCTTCTCTCCCCCGAGGCGCGCGCGCACGTTGAGCGCCTCTGGCCGCTCGCCGAGGCGATCCTGGCGCCCGCCGACCGGCAGCTCTTTCAGCTCCGCTTGGTGCGGCAGTTCGAGAACCTCTACGAGGCCCTCGTGCCCCTCTACGGGGCTCGAGACGACTTCGCGGAGCTGCTCGGGCGGCTCGTGCAGCTGCTCGCCCGCGCCTACGCGGCGCGCCCGGAAAAGCTCAAAGCGCTCGACCTCGAGCGCGACCTCACCCCCGACTGGTTTCAGCGCGAAGGGGTAGTCGGTTACGTCGCCTACGCGGAGCGCTTTGCGGGCACCCTTAAAGGGGTCGAGGCGCACCTCGACTACCTCAAAGAGCTCAGGGTCACGTACCTGCACCTGATGTCGGTCATCAAGACGCGCGAGGGCGAAAACGACGGCGGTTACGCGGTCGCCGACTACCTCGACGTGCAGCCGCAGCTCGGGACCCTAGAGGACTTGGAGCGGCTCTGCGCGCGGCTCCGCAGCGAAGGCATCAGCCTCTGCCTCGACTTCGTGCTCAACCACTGCGCCGACACGCACCCGTGGGCCGAGCGGGCGCGCGCGGGCGACCCCTTCTACCGCGACTTCTTCTACGTCTTCCCCGACCGCACCCTCCCCGACGCCTTCGAGCGGACGCTCCCCGAGGTGTTTCCGGACTTTGCCCCCGGCAACTTCTCCTTCGTCCCCGAGCTGGGGTGGGTCTGGACGACCTTTCACCGCTACCAGTGGGACCTCAACTACACCAACCCCGAGGTCTTCCTGGCGATCACCGACACCCTGCTGCAGCTCGCCAACAAAGGGGTTGAGGTCTTTCGGCTCGACGCCGTCGCCTTTATGTGGAAGCGGCTCGGTACCGACTGCCAAAACCAACCCGAGGTGCACGAGATCCTCCAGGCGCTGCGCGCCTGCTCGCGCATTGCTGCGTCCGCGACGCTGCACAAAGCCGAGGCCATCGTCTCACCGCAGCAGCTCATCCGCTACTTCGGTACGGGCAAAGGCTTCGGCAAGGCGTCCAACCTGGCCTATCACAACTCGCTCATGGTGCAGTTCTGGTCGGCTCTGGCGAGCCGCGACACGCGCCTTATGACCTACGTCCTCAAGAACTTTCCGCGCATCCCCCCGACGACCGCTTGGGCGACCTACATCCGCTGCCACGACGACATCGGTTGGGCGGTGACCGACGAGGACGCGGCGGCGGTGGGGTTAGACGGCCACCTGCACCGGGCCTTTTTGTCGGACTTCTACGCGGGACACTTTCCCGGGTCGTTTGCCGTCGGCGAGGTGTTTCAGTTTAACCCCGAGACCCAGGACCGGCGCATCTCGGGGACGTTTGCCAGCTTAGCGGGGCTCGAGCGGGCTTTGGAGCAGGGCGACCCCGACGAGATCGCCCTCAGCCTCGAGCGCATTTTGCTCGGCTACGCTCTCATGCTGGGCTTTGGCGGTACGCCGCTCCTATACATGGGCGATGAGCTGGGGCTGCTAAACGACTACAGCTACACGCAGCACCCGGAGACGGCGGGTGACAACCGCTGGCTGCACCGGCCCTACATGGATTGGGCCAAGGCGGCGCGGCGGCGCGAGGCGGGGAGCCTCGAGGCGCGGCTTTTCGGCGGGGTGCAGCACCTCATCGGCGTCCGCGCGCGGACGCCGCAGCTCCACGCCGCCTACCAAGCGGAGATCGCCGAGACCTACCACCCCCACCTCTTCGCCTACGCGCGGCCGCACCCTCTGGGCACGCTGCTATGCGTCTACAACTTTAGCGAGCGGCCGCAGGAAGCGGATGTCGGCCTGCTGAGCGCCCACGGCCTCGACGCGCCCTACGACCTGATCACCG